A single region of the Melospiza melodia melodia isolate bMelMel2 chromosome 7 unlocalized genomic scaffold, bMelMel2.pri SUPER_7_unloc_1, whole genome shotgun sequence genome encodes:
- the LOC134432781 gene encoding zinc finger protein 436-like has translation MEDEEKPWRFRTRRGCKPSTGSCGEERAPLSQEGGQRSSQSSELVEKPHGREKPHKCLECGKGFRWNSNLIQHQKTHTGEKPYECGECGKYFSRSSTLIRHQESHTGERPFECGECGKSFRDCSDLIRHQRIHTGERPYECGECGKSFSQSSQLIRHQMIHTGEKPYECGKCGKSFRQCSGLMRHQVIHTGEQPYTCLECGKSFGWSSTLRTHQRIHTGERPYQCPECGKKFHVSSDLVKHEQIHTEERPFRCPDCGKGFKRNSTLTTHRRIHTGERPYGCPECGKSFSRSSALTQHQQRHH, from the coding sequence ATGGAGgatgaggaaaagccctggagatttcgcacaaggaggggctgcaaacccagcacagggagctgcgGGGAGGAAAGAGcccccctgagccaggaaggcggCCAAAGatccagccagagctcagagctggtggagaagcctcatggcagggagaagccccacaagtgcttggaatgtgggaagggcttcaggtggaactccaacctgatccagcaccagaagacccacactggggaaaagccctacgagtgtggggaatgtgggaagtaTTTCAGCCGGAGCTCAACCCTGATCCGGCACCAGGAgagccacactggggaacggccctttgagtgtggggagtgtgggaagagcttcagagaCTGCTCTGACCTGATccggcaccagaggatccacactggggaacggccctacgagtgtggggagtgtgggaagagtttcagccagAGCTCCCAACTGATTcggcaccagatgatccacactggtgaaaagccctatgagtgtgggaaatgtgggaagagtttcaggcAGTGCTCTGGCCTGATGAGACACCaggtgatccacactggggaacagccctacacctgcttggaatgtgggaagagctttgggTGGAGCTCCACCCTGAGAAcacaccagcgcatccacaccggggagaggccctatcagtgtcctgagtgtgggaagaagtttcaTGTCAGCTCCGATCTCGTCAaacatgagcagattcacaccgaggagaggcccttccgctgccccgactgcgggaagggcttcaagcgcaattCCACTCTCaccacccaccggcgcatccacaccggggagaggccctacgggtGTCCTGAATGTGGAAAGAGCTTCTCCAGGAGCTCAgccttgacccaacaccaacagaggcaccactga